The following are encoded together in the Weissella soli genome:
- a CDS encoding aldo/keto reductase produces the protein MVYAADEQRYEKLPYRRVADSGLILPALSFGLWRNLGDEKPLANSREVMLKAFDNGIFSFDNASNYGPSNGTAEETFGAVFQSDLKPYRNELVITTKAGYHMWPGPLGEFSGKKPLTASLDLSLQRMHLDYVDIFYAHRWDPNTNLRETAEALDLLVRQGKTLYVGVSNYTAEQTAAIAEIFDELHTPFIGNQVSYNMLNREAETTGLLDVLDAHHAGLIAYGPLAEGLLTDRYLDGIPADFPLHRTNSFIADNREAYVAKLNALNAIAQQRGQTLAQLAMAWLLRDPRVTSIVIGASSVEHLLDNVRVADNMTLGAEELAAIESILND, from the coding sequence ATGGTATATGCAGCAGATGAACAACGTTATGAAAAGTTACCTTACCGGCGTGTCGCTGATTCAGGCCTGATTTTACCCGCACTATCATTTGGGCTGTGGCGTAATTTGGGTGATGAAAAGCCATTGGCCAATTCACGTGAGGTGATGTTGAAAGCCTTTGACAATGGTATTTTTTCATTTGATAACGCATCTAACTATGGTCCTTCAAATGGTACCGCCGAAGAGACCTTTGGGGCCGTTTTCCAATCTGATTTGAAGCCTTACCGTAATGAATTGGTGATTACCACCAAAGCGGGGTATCACATGTGGCCGGGTCCTCTTGGCGAGTTTTCTGGTAAGAAGCCGTTAACAGCATCCTTAGATTTATCTTTGCAGCGTATGCACTTAGACTATGTTGATATTTTCTATGCGCATCGTTGGGATCCTAACACAAACTTACGTGAAACAGCCGAAGCACTAGATTTGTTGGTACGCCAAGGAAAGACATTGTACGTGGGTGTGTCAAACTATACGGCAGAACAAACGGCGGCCATTGCAGAAATCTTTGATGAGTTACACACACCATTTATTGGTAATCAGGTGTCATATAACATGTTGAATCGTGAAGCCGAGACAACTGGTTTGTTGGACGTGTTGGATGCGCACCATGCTGGGTTGATTGCATATGGTCCACTGGCCGAAGGATTGTTGACTGATCGTTATCTAGATGGCATTCCAGCTGATTTCCCATTGCACCGGACGAACAGTTTCATTGCTGATAACCGTGAGGCCTATGTGGCCAAGTTGAATGCCTTAAACGCGATTGCACAACAACGTGGACAAACATTGGCCCAATTGGCCATGGCCTGGCTATTACGTGATCCACGAGTGACATCAATCGTCATTGGGGCATCATCAGTTGAGCATTTGTTGGATAATGTGCGCGTGGCCGATAATATGACGTTAGGTGCTGAGGAATTGGCCGCGATCGAATCAATTTTGAACGATTAG
- a CDS encoding ribose-phosphate diphosphokinase, whose protein sequence is MKSTLKIIGLSTNAELTQKISEELHLPVTPVEVKRFKDGEIALRVLESIRGDDVFVVSPIGGEVNDSFMEIMIAVDALRRASAKTINVVLPYYGYARQDRKAKAREPISAKLIASLLEMNGVDRVVAVDLHADQVQGFFDIPVDHLLGAPLLSDYFYSRKLLDNLVVVAPDHSGAGRARRFAEILGAPWGVINDRVAREDPKNPDAIVGHVSGRIAIIVDDIIDSGRRMVTSAAALKAAGALDVYAVATHAVFSNDAANVLADDDNIRKVVVTDTLPIPEDKQFSKLVVLSVAPLLAEAITRIHNNQDVGSLLRSSNNPEVKL, encoded by the coding sequence GTGAAAAGCACACTAAAAATTATTGGGTTATCAACAAATGCAGAATTGACCCAAAAAATTTCTGAAGAACTACATTTGCCAGTAACACCGGTTGAGGTGAAGCGCTTTAAGGACGGCGAGATCGCATTACGCGTGTTGGAAAGTATCCGTGGGGATGATGTATTTGTTGTGTCGCCAATCGGTGGTGAGGTTAATGATAGCTTTATGGAAATCATGATTGCAGTAGATGCTTTACGACGTGCATCAGCTAAAACGATTAATGTTGTCCTGCCATATTATGGATATGCCCGACAAGATCGTAAAGCAAAAGCACGCGAACCAATCAGTGCTAAATTAATTGCTTCATTACTCGAGATGAACGGCGTTGATCGCGTGGTTGCGGTTGATTTGCATGCTGATCAAGTACAGGGATTCTTTGATATTCCTGTGGATCATCTCCTTGGCGCACCGTTGTTATCAGATTATTTCTATTCACGTAAACTATTGGACAACTTAGTGGTTGTTGCGCCTGATCATAGCGGTGCTGGTCGTGCCCGGCGTTTTGCGGAAATCCTAGGCGCACCTTGGGGTGTGATTAATGACCGCGTGGCACGAGAAGATCCTAAGAACCCAGATGCCATTGTCGGTCATGTTTCTGGTCGCATTGCGATCATCGTTGATGATATTATTGACTCTGGTCGACGCATGGTAACCTCGGCAGCCGCTTTGAAGGCAGCTGGCGCACTTGACGTGTACGCAGTAGCGACCCATGCAGTCTTCTCAAATGATGCGGCAAATGTCTTAGCAGATGACGACAATATTCGCAAAGTGGTGGTAACGGATACTTTGCCCATTCCTGAAGATAAGCAATTTTCAAAGTTGGTGGTTTTGTCAGTGGCACCACTATTGGCTGAGGCCATTACCCGCATTCACAATAATCAGGACGTCGGATCACTCTTACGTTCGTCAAATAATCCTGAAGTTAAGTTATAA
- a CDS encoding dihydroorotate oxidase has product MTTLTANIAGFEFDDILLNAAGVYCMTTEELDQVLTAPGAGSLVTKSATPSFRAGNPAPRFTKMPLGSINSMGLPNNGLDYYLDYVITKQAVKPLFLSIAGLTKTDNLAMLHQIQASNFNGLVELNLSCPNVPGKPQTAYDFDATRAILTEVFQFYTKPLGVKLPPYFDIVHFDMVAAVLNDFPLAFVNTINSIGNALAIDPETDSVMIAPKGGFGGIGGEIVKPTALANVRALRLRLNPAIKIIGTGGVQTGRDVYEHILCGADLVSVGTNLAFEGPAIFDRLKTELLAEMAKKGYRSLADFRGNLQTL; this is encoded by the coding sequence ATGACAACGCTTACCGCCAACATTGCTGGCTTTGAATTTGACGACATCCTACTGAATGCCGCTGGTGTCTATTGCATGACCACCGAGGAACTTGACCAGGTATTGACTGCCCCCGGGGCTGGGTCACTGGTCACCAAGTCAGCCACACCTAGTTTCCGGGCTGGTAATCCAGCACCCCGCTTTACCAAAATGCCCCTTGGTTCAATTAATTCGATGGGTTTACCTAATAATGGCTTAGATTACTATTTAGACTATGTCATCACTAAGCAGGCTGTAAAGCCCCTTTTTCTGTCAATTGCTGGCTTGACCAAGACCGATAATCTGGCGATGCTTCACCAAATTCAAGCGTCTAATTTTAATGGTTTGGTTGAACTAAATCTATCTTGCCCAAACGTCCCTGGTAAACCACAAACGGCCTATGATTTCGATGCAACCCGCGCCATTTTGACTGAGGTCTTCCAATTCTATACCAAGCCCCTCGGGGTCAAGTTGCCACCCTATTTCGATATTGTGCACTTCGACATGGTTGCGGCTGTGTTAAACGACTTCCCTTTGGCATTCGTCAATACCATTAATTCAATTGGTAACGCCCTGGCCATTGATCCAGAAACCGACAGCGTGATGATCGCTCCTAAGGGCGGCTTTGGCGGTATCGGCGGGGAAATCGTGAAGCCAACTGCTTTGGCCAATGTTCGGGCCCTCCGACTGCGTCTGAACCCTGCCATCAAAATTATCGGGACCGGTGGTGTCCAAACCGGCCGTGACGTCTATGAACACATCCTGTGTGGGGCTGATTTAGTTTCGGTCGGGACCAACCTTGCCTTTGAGGGACCAGCTATCTTTGACCGTCTTAAGACAGAATTATTAGCTGAGATGGCCAAAAAAGGCTATCGTTCACTAGCCGATTTCCGGGGTAACTTGCAAACGCTGTAA
- a CDS encoding ECF transporter S component, whose translation MQTVSSKDKRSWSLNDVITLAIIAIFFGVIYEVWGFAYNAIAATPLKIYANDMTLGVWIMAGPMAGVLLKKAGATTIGEILAAVVEMLLFSQWGFSNVIYGLVQGVSSEAGFALTGYKNWDKFGLFMSTVSTTVLMFIWDWFQSGYNTFSFGLLITLFIIRFISIGFFAGVLVYWIQKLVDQSGIRH comes from the coding sequence ATGCAAACAGTTTCATCAAAAGACAAGCGTTCATGGTCATTAAATGACGTCATTACACTTGCCATTATTGCTATTTTCTTCGGTGTGATCTATGAAGTATGGGGCTTCGCATACAATGCGATTGCAGCCACACCTTTAAAGATTTATGCCAATGACATGACGCTGGGTGTTTGGATTATGGCTGGTCCAATGGCTGGTGTGTTACTCAAAAAGGCCGGTGCCACAACCATTGGTGAAATCTTGGCAGCCGTCGTTGAAATGCTACTCTTCTCACAATGGGGCTTTTCAAATGTCATTTATGGTTTAGTGCAGGGAGTTTCCAGTGAAGCTGGGTTTGCGCTCACTGGCTACAAGAACTGGGATAAGTTTGGCTTGTTCATGTCAACGGTATCAACGACGGTCTTGATGTTCATTTGGGACTGGTTCCAAAGTGGCTACAACACATTCTCATTTGGCCTACTCATCACCCTTTTCATCATCCGTTTCATTTCAATCGGATTTTTCGCCGGTGTATTAGTTTACTGGATTCAAAAGTTAGTTGATCAGTCAGGCATTCGCCACTAG
- a CDS encoding ABC transporter ATP-binding protein: MTKLEIRKLNFSYGSKNSDILRDVALTLAPNSFNLLYGPSGSGKSTLLKLMAGLYPNFSGDITQGDVYLLGQPVGPIVSFERAQHIAMLFQNPTRQFAMQTPREQIEFALENLQLPRTEIQTRTENALLMLDLVPLAERQLFTMSGGEQQRVALAVIFALNAEIILLDEPFANVDPESRQQLLHIIKSLQTDHGKTIFISDHDLTGYAPLVDHVFQLREQRPVEVALTELTAPTVPPIVGTPAAQSQLHWRDLTLQVGATILVHDSSFALPVGQLGLLSGANGSGKSTLFRVLSKQLSMSGEVTFAGKTMADYKLFDWAQVVGYVFQNASDQFITMTPREEFAQSRAHSHLTDYWTDDRIKRAITALNLDHVLDHVVYQLSGGQQKKVQLLSVLISGHPVLLLDEPLAGLDSASVRTLLTLLKDYIVTNQISALMISHQRQFLNEFVDYELHLANHRIALVTEAPHD; encoded by the coding sequence ATGACCAAATTAGAAATTCGAAAACTTAATTTCTCTTATGGGTCAAAGAATAGCGACATTCTTCGGGATGTCGCTTTAACTTTAGCACCCAACTCGTTTAATTTGCTTTACGGGCCCAGTGGCTCTGGCAAATCGACCTTACTTAAATTAATGGCTGGTCTCTACCCTAATTTTAGCGGTGACATTACGCAAGGTGATGTTTATTTGCTGGGACAACCCGTTGGACCAATTGTCAGTTTTGAACGCGCACAACACATTGCGATGCTTTTCCAAAATCCGACACGGCAATTTGCGATGCAAACACCGCGTGAACAAATTGAATTTGCGTTAGAAAACCTGCAATTACCCCGTACAGAAATTCAGACGCGTACTGAAAATGCTTTGCTGATGCTGGACTTGGTACCATTAGCTGAACGACAGTTATTCACCATGTCTGGTGGTGAACAACAGCGCGTGGCCCTGGCTGTCATTTTTGCGCTGAATGCGGAAATCATCTTGTTAGATGAACCCTTTGCCAATGTTGATCCCGAAAGCCGCCAACAGTTGTTGCACATCATTAAGTCGCTGCAAACTGATCATGGTAAAACGATTTTTATCTCTGACCACGATTTAACGGGTTATGCACCATTAGTTGACCACGTTTTTCAATTACGGGAGCAACGCCCCGTTGAAGTCGCCCTGACTGAATTAACGGCGCCAACTGTGCCACCAATTGTTGGGACACCTGCAGCACAAAGTCAGCTACACTGGCGTGACTTGACCTTACAGGTTGGCGCAACGATTCTCGTGCATGATAGTAGCTTTGCCTTACCCGTTGGTCAGCTTGGCCTGCTATCAGGAGCAAACGGTTCTGGGAAATCGACCCTTTTCCGTGTCCTTAGTAAGCAACTTAGCATGTCCGGTGAAGTCACTTTTGCTGGTAAAACAATGGCTGACTATAAACTCTTTGATTGGGCGCAAGTCGTAGGTTATGTTTTCCAAAATGCCAGTGACCAATTCATCACGATGACCCCCCGAGAAGAATTTGCGCAAAGTCGTGCCCACAGTCACTTAACGGACTATTGGACGGATGACCGTATCAAGCGCGCCATCACTGCGTTAAACCTCGACCACGTATTGGATCACGTCGTGTACCAACTATCTGGTGGGCAACAGAAAAAAGTCCAATTACTGAGCGTCCTCATTAGCGGTCATCCCGTTCTATTACTAGATGAACCCCTGGCTGGTCTGGATAGTGCTTCGGTTCGCACCCTGCTCACATTGCTTAAAGACTACATCGTGACTAATCAGATTAGTGCATTGATGATTTCACATCAACGTCAATTCTTAAACGAATTCGTCGACTATGAACTGCACTTAGCTAATCACCGCATCGCACTAGTAACGGAGGCCCCTCATGACTAA
- a CDS encoding energy-coupling factor transporter transmembrane component T, which translates to MTNRQPLPLLIFVSITGLGIMFVKSVWLNSVLVLIGMALLLLLRVKPKPVFWALLISLPAAFGTWWSYMAFSTYDNWHIALIYTSRLYAFLMLGLTVTLAYTPREILFSLRDYLKLSDTFTYGILAAFNLLPRVRHQIKIIQYGAAMRGIKYHLWSPQLYFKAILTAINWAQDLSEGMTSHGFSEGFPRTNIKTPLSIPLVFLTTISGLTLLLISLLGHWW; encoded by the coding sequence ATGACTAATCGCCAACCCTTACCCTTGTTGATCTTCGTGTCCATCACTGGTTTAGGCATCATGTTTGTTAAATCAGTTTGGTTAAATAGCGTGTTGGTGTTGATTGGGATGGCCTTGTTGCTCCTATTACGTGTTAAACCAAAACCAGTGTTCTGGGCGCTGCTGATTTCACTACCCGCTGCGTTTGGGACTTGGTGGTCATACATGGCTTTTAGTACCTATGACAACTGGCATATTGCGTTGATCTATACGAGTCGTTTGTATGCCTTTTTGATGCTTGGCTTGACCGTCACCTTAGCTTATACGCCCCGCGAGATTTTGTTCAGTTTGCGTGATTATCTCAAATTATCCGACACCTTTACGTATGGGATTTTGGCGGCATTTAACCTATTACCTCGGGTGCGTCATCAAATTAAGATTATCCAGTATGGTGCTGCCATGCGCGGCATCAAATACCATTTGTGGTCACCACAGCTTTATTTCAAGGCAATATTGACGGCGATTAATTGGGCGCAGGATCTATCGGAGGGGATGACCTCCCACGGATTTTCAGAGGGGTTCCCCCGCACGAACATCAAAACGCCCCTATCTATACCACTGGTTTTCCTAACAACTATTAGTGGCTTGACTCTCCTATTGATTAGTCTACTAGGACATTGGTGGTAA
- a CDS encoding glycosyltransferase family 2 protein → MNSFLFDVSIFIDIGIVFHILQFLPTIGIKFLISFKTGKRKLTLTFKGRPLFSEEENQKGLTDHSLYIVVLIPAWNEQDTVAKSVTSILTQTRKPDKVLVVPNNTTDLTAVAAMAAGAQVLVMPGKNTKKKAGALNYALDQLSAELDSHKHSAVIVMDADTTVDSDFVERAENKMGRNKYVGGVSSIFVGRNSHNILGTLQQMEFARFRRLVKERIEVYVLSGTASLISWNALKKVKEARIIGKQLPKGDSYYDVDSMTEDNELTLALLALGYTIPHVGIESITDVMEDFKSLYNQRKRWYMGALQNIKMYGLKMPVWMRFIYWFQQIGLYMALAITPIILFAFITYIIRTIMITGTLTSLFTLNTIIALILFYAYIFVQVITVWDQGWMARLLAFFYIPDLVYGIFLLIFYAGALWTFITNKELSWIQT, encoded by the coding sequence ATGAATTCATTTTTATTTGATGTGTCTATATTTATTGACATTGGAATTGTATTTCATATCCTACAATTTTTACCAACAATTGGAATTAAATTTTTAATTTCTTTTAAAACTGGTAAACGAAAACTGACCCTCACATTTAAAGGACGTCCACTATTTTCGGAAGAAGAAAACCAAAAAGGTTTAACGGACCACTCTTTGTATATTGTTGTTTTAATTCCGGCATGGAATGAGCAAGATACAGTTGCTAAATCTGTAACAAGTATCTTAACCCAAACGCGCAAGCCAGATAAAGTTCTAGTTGTTCCAAATAATACAACAGATTTAACGGCCGTTGCAGCCATGGCTGCTGGTGCACAAGTGTTAGTTATGCCCGGTAAAAATACTAAGAAAAAAGCCGGTGCATTGAATTATGCCCTCGACCAGCTCTCAGCTGAACTTGATAGCCATAAACACTCTGCCGTCATTGTCATGGATGCAGATACCACGGTGGACAGTGATTTCGTTGAACGTGCTGAAAATAAAATGGGACGAAATAAATATGTTGGTGGCGTCAGTTCTATTTTTGTTGGTCGCAACTCCCACAATATCCTGGGTACCTTACAACAAATGGAATTTGCGCGCTTTAGACGGTTAGTTAAGGAACGAATTGAAGTATATGTTTTATCAGGAACGGCTAGCTTAATCAGTTGGAATGCTCTGAAAAAAGTCAAGGAGGCTCGTATCATTGGTAAACAATTGCCAAAAGGTGACAGTTATTATGATGTCGATAGTATGACCGAAGATAACGAGTTGACCTTGGCCTTATTAGCGTTAGGCTACACGATTCCCCACGTTGGGATCGAGTCGATTACTGATGTCATGGAAGATTTTAAATCACTTTATAATCAAAGAAAACGGTGGTATATGGGGGCCCTACAAAATATTAAAATGTATGGACTAAAGATGCCTGTCTGGATGAGATTTATTTACTGGTTTCAACAAATTGGTCTTTACATGGCTCTGGCAATCACACCAATTATCCTCTTTGCGTTTATAACATATATCATCAGAACTATTATGATCACCGGCACCCTAACTTCCCTATTTACACTCAATACGATAATTGCTTTAATTTTGTTTTATGCCTATATTTTTGTTCAAGTAATCACAGTTTGGGATCAGGGTTGGATGGCCCGATTACTAGCATTCTTCTATATTCCAGACCTAGTTTATGGCATTTTTTTGCTCATTTTCTACGCTGGGGCCCTCTGGACATTCATCACGAATAAAGAGCTGAGTTGGATACAAACATAA
- a CDS encoding C69 family dipeptidase — protein MVANVKKFYSSCTTILVGKAASYDGSTIVARTEDSANGQFAPKRFVVVTPEEQPKIYTSVISGVTITLPENPMRYTSVPNAILDDGLWAEAGINDANVAVSATETITTNERVLGADPMVPGGIGEEDITTIVLPYMHSAREGVELLGQYLEKYGTYEHNGIAFSDIDEIWWLETIGGHHWIAKRVPDDAYVTNPNQLGIQEFRFDDPDNYMAASDLEEWVAQYHLNLSLDGTLNARDAFGSHTDKDHHYNTPRAWYIQKKLTPTMIQDPMSDDIPWSNKPTRKITIEDVNDVLSSHYQDTPYDPYGKQGDEQTRKTFRPIGINRNGHLSILQIRPNVPAEIAGVQWLAYSSQPFNTMVPFYTNVGTTPAAFANTTAAVTTDSFYWTNRIIAALASPVFDETVALFEDYTESTMAAGHLLLNTTDAAVIAGVDDVQSVLATANQQIADAVVAETQQLLADVLFTASNLMANHFSRND, from the coding sequence ATGGTTGCAAATGTGAAAAAGTTTTATTCGTCATGTACGACGATTTTGGTTGGTAAAGCGGCTAGTTATGATGGCTCAACCATTGTGGCACGGACGGAAGATTCAGCTAATGGCCAATTTGCGCCAAAGCGGTTTGTTGTTGTGACGCCTGAGGAACAACCAAAGATCTATACGTCAGTCATTAGTGGTGTGACGATTACATTACCCGAAAATCCCATGCGGTATACTTCAGTACCAAATGCGATTTTAGATGATGGTCTCTGGGCTGAGGCGGGTATCAATGATGCCAATGTTGCTGTGAGTGCGACTGAAACCATCACAACCAATGAACGTGTGTTAGGCGCTGATCCAATGGTACCCGGTGGTATTGGTGAGGAAGATATCACGACCATTGTCTTGCCATACATGCATTCAGCACGGGAAGGTGTTGAATTACTGGGCCAGTACCTTGAAAAGTATGGAACCTATGAACATAACGGTATTGCTTTTTCTGACATCGATGAGATTTGGTGGTTAGAGACCATTGGCGGTCATCACTGGATTGCCAAGCGGGTCCCAGATGATGCCTATGTTACCAATCCCAACCAACTCGGGATTCAAGAATTCCGTTTTGATGATCCAGACAACTACATGGCCGCAAGCGATTTGGAAGAATGGGTGGCTCAATATCACCTGAATCTCAGTCTTGATGGTACGCTGAATGCCCGTGATGCTTTCGGTTCACATACCGATAAGGATCATCATTACAACACACCGCGGGCTTGGTACATTCAAAAGAAGTTGACCCCAACAATGATTCAAGACCCAATGTCAGATGATATTCCATGGTCAAATAAGCCAACACGCAAGATCACGATCGAAGATGTGAATGACGTCTTGTCGAGTCATTACCAAGATACGCCCTATGATCCATATGGTAAGCAGGGGGATGAGCAAACTCGCAAGACTTTCCGTCCAATCGGCATTAACCGCAATGGTCATCTCAGTATTTTGCAAATCCGGCCTAATGTACCAGCTGAAATTGCTGGTGTCCAATGGCTGGCGTATTCATCGCAACCATTTAACACGATGGTGCCGTTCTATACCAATGTGGGGACGACGCCAGCAGCCTTTGCAAATACGACGGCCGCAGTGACAACCGATAGTTTTTATTGGACAAACCGCATCATTGCCGCTTTAGCCAGTCCAGTATTTGATGAAACAGTGGCCTTATTTGAAGATTATACCGAGTCGACGATGGCCGCTGGACATTTGTTGTTGAATACAACTGATGCGGCCGTTATTGCTGGAGTCGATGATGTACAAAGTGTGCTTGCGACGGCAAATCAACAAATCGCGGATGCGGTGGTCGCAGAAACTCAGCAACTATTGGCTGATGTTTTGTTTACCGCGTCAAATTTGATGGCGAACCATTTTTCACGTAATGATTAG
- the yidC gene encoding membrane protein insertase YidC, translating to MKIKGLTPILLIVLVVLFFTGNIYFLARPLANFMNISGQYLGGANSVGWSIIILTIVVRVLMLPMMLHQSRDMTIQQEKMRLLQPQMRKVQEATKNAQTQEEKMLASQAMMTIYRENNVSMLGGMNFATLIIQWPIFSGLYGAINPHVIHNWKSMAWASTQMAEIKHAAFFGIPLTKASLILAIATALAYAAQSYLSSLGVPEDQRKQMRQMMYIMPIMMFFMTYVTNAGVGLYFFVGALVMIVQTLIINAWRPHLRKHVESTFTVKDVVDDALAGKIEQPAPTGTFAKMMQQAQEQQAQQDQTTGRKDVTDSAKQSDNPNHPRNAGKQHHK from the coding sequence ATGAAAATTAAAGGGTTAACCCCAATTTTACTGATTGTTTTGGTAGTGCTATTCTTCACTGGAAATATCTATTTCTTGGCACGTCCATTAGCTAACTTTATGAATATTTCTGGTCAATATTTGGGTGGCGCTAACTCAGTTGGTTGGTCGATTATTATTTTGACCATCGTTGTCCGTGTGTTGATGTTACCAATGATGTTACACCAATCACGTGATATGACCATCCAACAAGAAAAGATGCGTCTGTTACAACCACAAATGCGTAAAGTGCAAGAAGCCACTAAAAACGCGCAAACCCAAGAAGAAAAGATGCTTGCCTCACAGGCAATGATGACCATTTACCGTGAGAACAATGTTTCAATGCTTGGTGGGATGAACTTTGCAACGTTGATTATCCAATGGCCAATCTTTTCTGGGTTGTATGGTGCGATTAATCCCCACGTGATTCACAATTGGAAATCAATGGCATGGGCATCAACGCAAATGGCCGAAATCAAGCACGCTGCTTTCTTCGGCATTCCTTTGACGAAGGCGAGCTTGATTTTAGCGATTGCAACAGCCTTGGCCTATGCTGCCCAGTCATATCTATCATCACTTGGTGTGCCAGAAGATCAGCGTAAGCAAATGCGTCAAATGATGTACATCATGCCAATCATGATGTTCTTCATGACTTATGTCACTAACGCCGGGGTTGGTTTGTACTTCTTCGTTGGTGCTTTGGTGATGATCGTGCAAACATTGATTATCAACGCTTGGCGGCCACATTTGCGCAAGCATGTTGAGTCAACTTTCACCGTTAAGGATGTTGTTGATGATGCATTGGCTGGCAAGATTGAACAACCAGCGCCAACTGGAACCTTTGCCAAGATGATGCAACAAGCGCAAGAACAGCAAGCACAACAAGACCAAACAACGGGACGTAAGGATGTTACTGATTCAGCAAAGCAATCAGACAATCCAAATCATCCCCGTAATGCGGGTAAGCAACACCATAAGTAA
- a CDS encoding GNAT family N-acetyltransferase — translation MTTLIEQLDLGEHIELREMTPDQKIEVKVALMGAADYFNEFEGGVNLSDAAVTHLFANHLLGIYANGAIIGLVSLAEPTVSSWYIDTFFVIEQWREQKVATKVITALKNVGHDRAIEQLELQVIQPNVTAHMFLFKQGFKMQRVVPEWQNQAGEIYPLDIMALTIE, via the coding sequence ATGACAACACTGATTGAGCAACTTGATTTGGGTGAGCATATTGAGTTACGGGAAATGACCCCTGACCAAAAAATTGAGGTCAAGGTCGCTTTAATGGGCGCGGCTGATTATTTTAATGAATTCGAAGGGGGTGTCAACCTGTCTGATGCGGCAGTGACGCACCTTTTTGCCAATCATTTATTGGGTATTTACGCCAACGGGGCCATCATTGGCTTAGTATCATTAGCTGAACCGACAGTGTCTTCCTGGTATATCGATACCTTTTTCGTGATTGAACAGTGGCGTGAACAAAAGGTGGCGACCAAAGTCATCACAGCGCTTAAAAATGTGGGCCATGATCGGGCGATTGAACAGCTCGAGCTCCAGGTGATTCAACCAAATGTGACCGCACACATGTTTTTATTCAAGCAAGGCTTCAAGATGCAGCGGGTTGTGCCTGAATGGCAGAATCAAGCTGGTGAGATTTATCCGTTGGACATCATGGCGTTGACCATTGAGTAA
- a CDS encoding cysteine hydrolase family protein, with the protein MKALISIDYTNDFVAEAGSLTAGIPAQAIHDRILELTKEFTERGDFVAYTIDRHEADDSYHPEMKQFPLHNVAGTWGHDLFGDLQAYYEQTADLANVYWTDKRHYSAFAGTDLDIRLRERGITDITLIGVDTDICVLHTAVDAYNLGYQITVVSDAVASFNQAGHEWALNHFKTVLGATVI; encoded by the coding sequence ATGAAAGCACTAATTTCAATCGATTACACTAACGATTTTGTAGCTGAGGCCGGGTCCTTAACAGCTGGCATCCCCGCCCAGGCCATTCATGATCGCATTCTCGAACTAACAAAAGAATTTACAGAACGTGGCGATTTCGTTGCCTACACCATTGATCGCCATGAAGCTGACGATAGCTATCACCCTGAAATGAAGCAATTTCCACTCCACAATGTAGCGGGTACCTGGGGCCACGATCTTTTTGGTGACCTCCAAGCCTACTATGAACAAACGGCTGATTTGGCCAATGTCTACTGGACTGACAAGCGACACTACTCTGCTTTTGCGGGTACGGACTTAGATATCCGGCTCCGTGAGCGTGGTATCACCGATATCACACTGATTGGCGTCGATACGGATATCTGCGTCCTGCACACCGCCGTGGATGCCTATAACTTGGGTTATCAAATCACAGTGGTTAGTGATGCGGTCGCTTCATTCAATCAAGCCGGGCACGAATGGGCACTAAACCACTTCAAAACGGTCCTTGGTGCCACTGTTATTTAA